A stretch of Armatimonadota bacterium DNA encodes these proteins:
- a CDS encoding chitobiase/beta-hexosaminidase C-terminal domain-containing protein, with protein MPEILHPAWSPDGQYIAFQADHIDGNCDIWAIHPDGSGLERMTTDSAADLHPQWSPDSGALYFLSFRSGARRLWKKDLATGAESRVADIALSDYAVSSDGSEFIIQTGRNGNVDLVIASALNGRDIRWLAASRDGEYTPAWSPDHQQAAFLKHENLWARSAVDRSNLRQLTNFTDEERVVGSISWGTSGFIAFDMDGKIYKVRPDSTGLTCVLDNGDPVSWAQDPTWSPGGTHLAFVRSVGGTQGLWIMNADGTGLSQVQCVAGEPAFEPGAGTYATTQSVAITCPTTGATIRYTTDETEPTESSAEYTSAVTIDKSTTLKARAWKSGLLPGYTHSATYELKVATPSFDPDGGTYSGAQSVTITCDTSDVTVRYTTDGTEPDENSAEYAGLVLITEDSTLKAKAWKTDWTDSDVKSADYVIQ; from the coding sequence TTGCCTGAGATTCTGCACCCCGCATGGTCACCTGACGGCCAGTACATCGCGTTCCAGGCTGATCACATTGATGGCAACTGCGACATATGGGCGATCCATCCGGACGGGAGTGGCTTGGAACGAATGACAACTGATTCGGCTGCCGACTTGCATCCTCAGTGGTCTCCGGATTCAGGCGCTTTGTACTTCCTGTCGTTCCGATCCGGCGCCCGGCGGCTGTGGAAGAAGGACTTGGCTACCGGCGCGGAGTCGCGGGTAGCGGACATTGCTCTCTCCGACTACGCAGTATCGAGCGATGGCAGTGAGTTTATCATCCAGACAGGGCGAAATGGCAACGTAGATCTGGTCATCGCATCCGCGCTGAACGGCAGAGACATAAGATGGCTGGCTGCCAGCCGAGACGGAGAGTATACTCCTGCGTGGTCTCCTGATCACCAACAGGCAGCGTTCCTGAAGCACGAGAACCTGTGGGCGAGGAGCGCTGTTGACCGTTCAAACCTGCGGCAGTTGACGAACTTCACCGATGAAGAGCGCGTTGTAGGCTCGATATCGTGGGGAACCAGCGGGTTCATTGCGTTTGATATGGATGGCAAGATATACAAAGTCAGGCCGGATAGCACCGGCCTGACTTGCGTGCTCGACAATGGCGACCCGGTTAGCTGGGCTCAGGATCCCACATGGTCCCCCGGTGGTACACACCTCGCCTTCGTCAGGTCAGTGGGTGGAACGCAGGGCTTGTGGATCATGAACGCCGACGGCACCGGACTGAGTCAGGTGCAGTGCGTCGCAGGCGAGCCGGCATTCGAGCCGGGCGCAGGCACGTATGCTACGACGCAGAGCGTCGCCATAACGTGTCCCACGACCGGCGCGACGATCCGGTACACTACCGACGAGACGGAACCTACGGAGAGCAGCGCTGAGTACACGTCAGCAGTGACGATCGACAAGTCCACGACTCTGAAAGCAAGAGCGTGGAAGTCCGGGCTGTTGCCGGGCTACACGCACAGCGCTACTTACGAGTTGAAGGTGGCCACGCCGTCATTCGATCCCGACGGCGGCACGTATTCGGGCGCACAAAGCGTGACCATCACCTGCGACACTTCCGACGTGACTGTTCGCTACACCACGGATGGCACCGAGCCTGATGAGAACAGCGCAGAGTACGCAGGCCTGGTGTTGATTACCGAGGACAGCACTCTGAAGGCCAAGGCCTGGAAAACGGACTGGACGGACAGCGACGTCAAGAGCGCGGACTACGTCATCCAGTAG
- a CDS encoding 50S ribosomal protein L1, which yields MADHGKRYNEALTKIEKGKLWEPAEALATVKELANAKFDETVDVAVRLGVDPRHGDQMVRGTTTLPHGTGKSRRVAVFAKGDKAQAATDAGADTVGAEDLVKQIEGGWREFDILVATPDVMSMVGKLGKILGPRMPNPKSGTVTMDVDKVVKDIKSASRVEYRVDKAGTIHMAIGKVSFDAEKLVENLAALISALLKARPAAAKGRYLKRITVSSTMGPGFDLDTQKTQAIAEK from the coding sequence ATGGCCGATCACGGCAAAAGGTACAACGAAGCACTTACGAAGATCGAGAAGGGCAAGCTGTGGGAGCCGGCTGAGGCGCTCGCCACAGTCAAGGAACTTGCCAACGCCAAGTTCGACGAGACCGTAGACGTCGCCGTCCGGCTCGGGGTAGACCCGCGCCACGGCGATCAGATGGTCCGAGGCACCACCACACTCCCCCACGGCACGGGCAAGTCCCGCCGCGTAGCCGTCTTCGCCAAGGGCGACAAGGCTCAGGCCGCGACGGACGCGGGCGCGGACACGGTCGGCGCGGAAGACCTCGTGAAGCAGATCGAGGGCGGATGGCGCGAGTTCGACATCCTGGTCGCAACGCCGGACGTCATGAGCATGGTCGGAAAGCTCGGCAAGATCCTCGGCCCTAGGATGCCGAACCCGAAGTCCGGCACCGTCACGATGGACGTTGACAAGGTCGTCAAGGACATCAAGAGCGCGTCGCGCGTCGAGTACAGGGTAGACAAGGCCGGCACGATCCACATGGCGATCGGCAAGGTCTCCTTCGATGCGGAAAAGCTGGTCGAGAACCTGGCGGCCCTGATATCCGCGCTCCTCAAGGCCCGCCCGGCCGCTGCGAAGGGACGATACCTGAAGCGGATCACCGTCTCCTCGACCATGGGGCCCGGCTTCGACCTCGATACACAGAAGACCCAGGCCATCGCCGAGAAGTGA
- the rplK gene encoding 50S ribosomal protein L11, producing the protein MAKKVMGVVKLQIPAGQATPAPPVGPALGQYGINMMEFIKSYNEKTSSQVGTIVPVEITVFEDRSFTYILKTPPAGELLKKAAGIDKGSGVPNREKVGKVTREQVRSIAELKMPDLNANDIEAAMKIIEGTARSAGIEVEG; encoded by the coding sequence ATGGCTAAGAAGGTTATGGGAGTGGTCAAGCTCCAGATTCCCGCTGGGCAGGCCACGCCGGCACCACCTGTTGGCCCCGCGCTGGGCCAATACGGCATCAATATGATGGAGTTCATCAAGTCGTACAACGAGAAGACGTCTTCGCAGGTCGGCACGATCGTCCCCGTAGAGATCACCGTATTCGAGGACCGCTCGTTCACGTACATTCTGAAGACTCCGCCCGCCGGCGAACTGCTCAAGAAGGCTGCGGGCATTGACAAAGGTTCAGGCGTGCCCAACCGCGAGAAGGTCGGCAAGGTTACTCGCGAGCAGGTGCGGAGCATCGCCGAGCTGAAGATGCCCGACCTGAATGCGAACGACATAGAAGCCGCCATGAAGATCATCGAGGGTACCGCCCGATCCGCCGGCATCGAGGTGGAGGGCTAG
- the nusG gene encoding transcription termination/antitermination factor NusG — MERHWYAVHTYSGHENKVKTNIERRAESMGLKDRVFRILIPTEQELRTRAGKKREVARKIFPGYILIEMVLDDQTWYLVKSTTGVTGFVSSGNKPVPLQDKEIANILEAVEGPRQKPKLLWEKGQVVRVMSGPFAEFTGTIEDVNAPREKLRVLISIFGRDTPVELDFTQVEKI; from the coding sequence ATGGAAAGGCACTGGTACGCAGTACACACGTACTCAGGGCATGAAAACAAGGTAAAGACGAATATCGAGCGCCGCGCGGAATCAATGGGCCTGAAGGACCGTGTCTTCAGGATACTGATCCCCACGGAGCAGGAGTTGCGCACGCGCGCCGGCAAGAAACGCGAGGTCGCGCGCAAGATATTCCCCGGTTACATCCTGATAGAGATGGTTCTCGACGACCAGACGTGGTACCTCGTGAAGAGCACCACCGGGGTCACGGGATTCGTCAGCTCCGGTAACAAGCCGGTCCCGCTTCAGGACAAGGAGATCGCGAACATCCTGGAGGCCGTGGAAGGCCCGCGCCAGAAGCCCAAGTTGCTCTGGGAGAAGGGCCAGGTCGTGCGCGTCATGTCCGGGCCGTTCGCGGAGTTCACCGGTACTATCGAAGACGTCAACGCTCCGAGAGAGAAACTCCGGGTGCTGATCTCGATCTTCGGCAGAGATACCCCGGTCGAACTCGACTTCACTCAGGTAGAGAAGATATAA